A portion of the Punica granatum isolate Tunisia-2019 chromosome 7, ASM765513v2, whole genome shotgun sequence genome contains these proteins:
- the LOC116213288 gene encoding uncharacterized protein LOC116213288 — MLVSGIELGVNQMETSGSVVPLESFAGLSYGVELWTAQTETSCSVMPSESSADVISGVELGVDTETSCSVMPSESSADVISGVELGVDQTETSSSAMPSESSAVVVSGVELGAVQIETLGSRAPSESVSETNLQVLGHEAPSDAQNAVPESLQNARVEDSSERRKLEPKIKAGADEPGHWDPLCLAKLMGEKLQGISSHPNAAIIPLFEKLLTLSDADPGLGELMLPHEYVEAYFPKVPDPNGLPVKVQDMKGNNWDFCLHSKSCISDEAPYALQGTKDCILSMQWEAGDTVTF; from the exons ATGCTGGTTTCAGGAATTGAACTCGGGGTAAATCAGATGGAAACTTCTGGTTCAGTGGTACCTTTAGAATCATTTGCTGGACTCAGTTATG GAGTTGAACTTTGGACAGCTCAAACAGAAACTTCATGTTCCGTCATGCCTTCAGAATCATCTGCTGATGTGATTTCTG gagttgagcttggGGTAGATACAGAAACTTCATGTTCCGTCATGCCTTCAGAATCATCCGCTGATGTGATTTCTG gagttgagcttggGGTAGATCAGACAGAAACTTCAAGTTCTGCCATGCCTTCAGAATCATCCGCTGTTGTAGTTTCTG gagttgagcttggGGCAGTTCAGATTGAAACTTTGGGTTCCAGAGCGCCTTCAGAATCAGTTTCTGAGACAAATCTTCAAGTTCTCGGTCACGAGGCTCCATCTGATGCACAGAATGCAGTGCCTGAGTCTTTACAAAACGCCAGAGTAGAAGATTCTTCCGAGCGCAGGAAATTGGAGCCGAAAATCAAAGCTGGGGCTGATGAACCAGGCCATTGGGATCCACTATGCTTGGCAAAGTTAATGGGAGAGAAGCTGCAGGGTATTTCTTCCCA CCCGAATGCTGCTATCATTCCTCTGTTTGAGAAATTGCTTACTCTCAGCGACGCGGATCCCGGCTTGGGAGAGCTGATGCTGCCCCATGAATATGTAGAA GCATATTTTCCAAAAGTTCCGGACCCGAATGGCTTACCCGTTAAGGTACAGGACATGAAAGGAAACAACTGGGATTTCTGTCTTCATTCTAAGTCCTGCATAAGCGACGAGGCACCCTATGCTCTACAAGGAACTAAAGACTGCATACTGTCAATGCAGTGGGAAGCTGGTGATACCG TGACATTCTAA
- the LOC116213050 gene encoding dynein light chain LC6, flagellar outer arm produces the protein MLEGKAVIGETDMLQNMQQVALDLAAKALDYFDVTEATDIARFIKKEFDRAYGPGWQCIAGTDFGSFVTHCSGCFIYFCVGSLAILLFRGSAGSDAEATQFSTLEAIKA, from the exons ATGCTGGAAGGGAAGGCAGTGATAGGGGAGACGGACATGCTGCAGAACATGCAGCAGGTTGCACTCGACTTGGCTGCTAAGGCGCTCGACTACTTTGACGTCACCGAAGCCACTGACATCGCCCGCTTCATCAAGAAG GAATTTGACAGAGCATATGGGCCGGGGTGGCAGTGTATCGCGGGGACAGATTTCGGGTCATTCGTGACCCATTGCTCTGGCTGTTTTATATACTTTTGCGTTGGGAGCCTTGCGATTTTGCTCTTCAGGGGCTCAGCGGGATCAGATGCTGAGGCAACTCAATTCTCTACCTTGGAGGCAATTAAAGCATAG
- the LOC116215341 gene encoding ADP-ribosylation factor GTPase-activating protein AGD5-like — MNEKAGVSKELNAKHKKILEGLLRLPENRECADCKTKGPRWASVNLGIFICMQCSGIHRSLGVHISKVRSATLDTWLPEQVAFIQSMGNERANSFWEAELPPNYDRVGIENFIRAKYEEKRWVPRDGNSRSPSRDHEQTDPVDLPRPEQRSEHALVSNSGSSFEHRTNTHASGTKGTRTRVPVSRKGPEQAVPKKERSQARQEAPEPASAAPPPKTDYAIDLLDILSMDGPTENGSDSAPIDDWAGFQSAGAVSTSGNDGSNPQKPAEASPMTSSGIEDLFENMSPITPVTEKPEKDVKNDIMSLFEKSNMVSPFSMHQQQLAMLAQQQSLLMAAAAKSAGGDLKFASTLQQNGSKSMTSMNWPNASYHVPGLTQVGAQPMLKNHLQAMNVPASDPLGNSMPYQSNSYHTPAQATPVGSASSRTQPGKDYDFSSLTQGMFSKR, encoded by the exons ATGAACGAGAAGGCAGGCGTCTCCAAGGAGCTCAATGCGAAGCACAAGAAG ATCTTGGAAGGGCTGCTCAGATTGCCTGAGAACAGAGAATGCGCTGACTGCAAAACCAA AGGTCCAAGATGGGCTAGTGTTAACTTAGGCATATTCATATGCATGCAGTGTTCAGGGATTCACAGAAGCCTTGGTGTTCACATCTCAAAG GTGAGATCTGCAACACTCGACACATGGCTTCCAGAGCAGGTTGCCTTTATACAAT CCATGGGGAATGAGAGGGCTAATAGCTTCTGGGAAGCAGAGCTGCCTCCAAATTATGACAGAGTTGGGATTGAAAATTTCATCCGTGCAAA GTATGAGGAGAAGAGATGGGTACCGAGGGATGGAAATTCCAGGTCACCTTCCAGAGATCATGAGCAAACAGATCCTGTGGATCTGCCTAGACCTGAACAAAGAAGTGAACATGCATTAGTGAGCAATTCTGGGAGTTCATTTGAGCATAGAACAAATACTCATGCTTCTGGTACAAAGGGAACAAGAACTAGAGTACCTGTTTCTCGGAAAGGACCTGAGCAG GCtgttccaaagaaagaaagatctcAAGCAAGGCAAGAAGCTCCAGAACCTGCTTCGGCTGCACCTCCTCCAAAGACAGATTATGCTATTGACCTTCTCGACATTCTTTCCATGGATGGTCCGACTGAAAATGGCTCAGACTCTGCTCCTATTGATGATTGGGCAGGTTTTCAGT CTGCTGGAGCTGTATCAACATCTGGAAATGATGGATCCAATCCCCAAAAGCCTGCTGAGGCTAGCCCCATGACATCATCTGGAATAGAGGATCTATTTGAAAACATGTCTCCTATAACTCCAGTTACAGAGAAGCCTGAGAAAGATGTTAAAAACGATATAATGAGCCTTTTTGAGAAG tcCAACATGGTATCCCCATTTTCCATGCATCAGCAGCAACTCGCAATGCTAGCACAGCAGCAGTCTCTCCTAATGGCTGCTGCAGCCAAATCTGCTGGTGGAGATCTAAAATTTGCCAGCACCTTGCAACAAAATGGTTCTAAAAGCATGACCTCGATGAACTGGCCCAATGCGAGCTACCACGTGCCAGGATTGACCCAAGTAGGAGCACAGCCCATGCTAAAAAATCATCTTCAG GCTATGAATGTACCCGCGTCAGATCCACTGGGAAACTCTATGCCGTACCAATCCAATAG CTATCACACTCCGGCGCAAGCCACCCCAGTTGGATCAGCTTCTTCACGGACACAGCCAGGGAAAGACTACGACTTCTCCTCACTCACGCAAGGGATGTTCTCCAAACGCTGA
- the LOC116214217 gene encoding vesicle-associated protein 4-1 — protein MAIADRPRPHDKKLFGLCPFWQPVGSAGAGGGHNTTSSSTSSTQNLHNSSAYHDRSGGNNSHADGSRPRPSSANTVSSVARSLLPARRRLRLDPSNKLYFPYEPGKQVRSAIKLKNTTKSHVAFKFQTTAPKSCYMRPPGGILAPGESLIATVFKFVEQPENNEKQPDQKSKVKFKIMSLKVKGGTDYVPELFDEQKDQVTVERILRVVFLDAERPSPAMEKLKRQLAEAEAAVESSRRKPTAAETGPRVVGEGLVIDEWKERREKYLARQQVEAVGTA, from the exons ATGGCGATAGCTGACCGGCCTCGGCCTCACGACAAGAAGCTCTTCGGCCTGTGCCCTTTCTGGCAGCCCGTGGGCAGCGCCGGCGCCGGCGGGGGTCACAACACGACCTCGTCCTCCACGTCCTCCACGCAGAACCTCCACAACAGCAGCGCCTATCACGACCGCAGCGGCGGGAATAATAGCCATGCGGACGGATCTCGACCTCGCCCGAGCTCGGCCAACACGGTTTCGTCGGTCGCCCGGTCCCTGCTCCCAGCTCGCCGGCGGCTCCGCCTCGATCCGTCGAATAAACTCTACTTCCCCT ATGAACCGGGGAAGCAGGTGAGAAGCGCAATCAAGTTGAAGAACACAACCAAGTCGCATGTAGCTTTCAAG TTTCAAACGACCGCGCCAAAAAGCTGCTATATGCGGCCTCCGGGTGGCATCCTCGCTCCGGGTGAAAGCCTAATTGCGACGG TCTTCAAGTTCGTGGAGCAACCCGAGAATAATGAGAAACAGCCGGATCAGAAGAGCAAGGTTAAGTTCAAGATAATGAGCCTGAAAGTCAAAGGAGGAACAGATTATGTGCCTGAACTG TTTGATGAGCAGAAGGATCAAGTTACAGTCGAGCGGATTTTACGAGTTGTTTTCTTAGATGCCGAACGCCCAAGTCCC GCAATGGAGAAATTGAAGCGGCAGTTAGCAGAGGCTGAGGCTGCAGTAGAATCATCCCGCAGGAAGCCTACTGCCGCTGAAACTGGGCCTCGGGTGGTAGGCGAAGGTCTTGTGATCGACGAATGG AAAGAACGAAGAGAGAAGTATCTTGCTCGACAGCAGGTCGAAGCAGTAGGCACAGCGTAA
- the LOC116214326 gene encoding double-strand break repair protein MRE11, producing MADSSREDVGNTLRILVATDIHLGYMEKDEVRRHDSFQAFEEICSIAQKKQVDFLLLGGDLFHENKPSRSTLVKTIEILRRYCLNDHPVQFQVVSDQTMNFQNIFGHVNYEDPHFNVGLPVFSIHGNHDDPAGVDNLSAIDILSACNLVNYFGKMVLGGSGVGQITLCPILIRKGSTAVALYGLGNIRDERLNRMFQTPHAVQWMRPEAQEGCQVSDWFNILVLHQNRVKTNPKNAINEHFLPRFLDFIVWGHEHECLVDPQEVPGMGFHITQPGSSIATSLIDGESKPKHVLLLEIKGNQYRPTKVPLMSIRPFEYTEVVLKDVADIDPNDQNSILDHLDKVVRNLIEKSSKTNGNRSEPKLPLIRIKVDYSGFMTINPQRFGQKYVGKVANPQDILIFSKASRKTRSEAKIDEPERLRPEELNQQNIEALVAENNLKMEILPVNDLDNALHDFVNKDDKMAFFSCVRQNLVETRNKIARDSDVMKCEEEDLILKVGESLEERVKERSLRSSDTPLGASIEQQSSGATRNRGTAGAASAVSFSDDEDIAEISASKSVTRGRKGSAAAATTRSYRGAAEPSKGKTSTRGRGRGRGSANLKQTTLDSALGFRHTDSLSARAAAGSLADATENMDSVSSEETGRNSINDVEDSSEGDETPRGKGCKRAAPRGRGRGRGTTASSKRGRKSDNSSVHRLLMTHDDDDDDEDGGTKKLNKSQTRVTRNYGALRR from the exons ATGGCTGATTCATCAAG AGAGGATGTTGGAAACACGCTTCGGATACTTGTCGCAACAGACATTCATCTGGGCTATATGGAGAAAGATGAAGTGAGGCGTCATGATTCTTTCCAGGCGTTCGAGGAGATCTGTTCAATAGCACAGAAAAAGCAG GTGGACTTTTTACTCCTGGGTGGTGATCTTTTCCATGAGAATAAGCCATCAAGGTCGACACTGGTAAAGACTATTGAGATTCTTCGTCGGTATTGCCTCAATGATCATCCAGTTCAATTCCAGGTTGTTAGTGACCAGACGATGAACTTTCAAAACAT ATTTGGTCATGTAAATTATGAAGACCCTCACTTCAATGTTGGCTTGCCGGTATTCAGTATTCATGGAAATCATGATGACCCTGCTGGAGTG GACAACCTTTCTGCAATTGACATTCTGTCTGCCTGCAATCTTGTGAACTACTTCGGTAAAATGGTTCTTGGTGGTTCGGGCGTCGGGCAGATTACTCTTTGCCCTATCCTTATCAGGAAG GGTTCAACAGCTGTAGCCCTGTATGGTCTCGGGAACATCAGAGATGAACGTCTCAATAGAATGTTTCAG ACACCTCATGCTGTACAATGGATGCGTCCTGAAGCTCAAGAAGGCTGTCAAGTGTCAGATTGGTTTAACATTCTTGTTCTTCATCAGAACAG GGTGAAAACAAATCCTAAGAATGCAATAAATGAGCATTTCTTGCCGCGCTTCTTGGATTTCATAGTTTGGGGCCATGAGCATGAATGTCTTGTTGACCCACAG GAAGTCCCTGGGATGGGCTTTCACATCACACAACCAGGTTCATCTATTGCCACATCATTGATTGATGGAGAATCTAAGCCAAAGCATGTCCTTCTTTTAGAAATTAAG GGCAATCAATATCGGCCCACCAAGGTTCCGTTGATGTCGATAAGGCCTTTCGAATACACTGAG GTTGTGTTGAAGGATGTAGCAGACATTGATCCCAATGATCAGAACTCTATTCTTGATCACTTAGACAAAGTG GTTAGAAATCTGATTGAAAAGTCAAGCAAGACAAACGGGAATAGGTCAGAGCCGAAGCTTCCATTAATTCGGATAAAG GTAGATTACTCTGGATTTATGACAATAAATCCTCAGAGATTTGGACAGAAGTATGTAGGCAAG GTGGCAAACCCTCAAGACATTCTAATATTCTCAAAGGCTTCTAGAAAGACTCGCAGTGAAG CTAAGATTGATGAACCTGAACGGCTTCGCCCGGAAGAGTTAAATCAACAAAACATTGAGGCACTGGTTGCAGAGAACAATCTG AAAATGGAGATCCTTCCGGTCAATGATTTGGACAACGCTTTGCATGATTTTGTGAACAAGGATGATAAAATGGCATTCTTTTCTTGTGTCCGGCAAAATCTTGTGGAAACTCGT AACAAAATTGCTCGGGACTCAGATGTGATGAAGTGCGAAGAGGAGGATTTAATTCTTAAAGttggagaaagcttggag GAACGTGTCAAGGAAAGGTCTCTGCGCTCCAGTGATACCCCACTTGGCGCATCAATTGAACAACAGTCTTCAGGG GCCACGAGAAATAGAGGCACCGCGGGGGCTGCAAGTGCTGTTTCCTTCAGCGATGATGAGGACATAGCGGAGATATCTGCCTCAAAATCAGTCACCAGAGGCAGGAAAGGATCGGCAGCGGCTGCTACCACTCGGTCTTATCGCGGTGCTGCAGAACCTTCAAAAGGCAAAACATCCACAAGAGGAAGAGGTAGGGGCAGAGGATCGGCTAACTTGAAGCAGACAACCCTTGATTCCGCCTTGGGGTTTCGCCATACTGATAG CTTATCTGCAAGAGCTGCTGCTGGTAGTCTTGCTGATGCCACGGAGAACATGGATTCTGTTTCTAGTGAAGAAACAGGGAGAAATTCGATTAATGATGTCGAGGATAGCTCG GAAGGTGATGAGACTCCTCGAGGAAAAGGGTGCAAACGAGCTGCTCCAAGAGGGAGAGGCAGAGGCAGAGGCACGACAGCATCTTCCAAGCGGGGTCGGAAATCAGATAATTCTTCTGTTCATAGACTACTTATGACTCAtgatgacgacgacgacgacgaagATGGCGGAACAAAGAAATTGAACAAGTCTCAAACTCGG GTAACAAGGAATTATGGTGCACTGAGAAGGTGA
- the LOC116212884 gene encoding uncharacterized protein LOC116212884 — MAIIFPSSGSGWILSLKVLLTSATVLLMAELMKTVVPVVTDFVVTEVPSVYDFLLSWLRPPYLYLLLNFIIVSIVASSKFQHKVEEAEAPLVYPATAPPPVEPVKVSGDVRMEYAPYSAVNAPAAWSGAVYDERSGKVSVSDPEDVLGGGAEAEASASDTEAKKVNDDDEVVEVLRPVAVPESNDSTDFSFMNLNEKAEEKKPPASARFPARKSLKSSPEAGKALGVSKPKRQDTLESTWKAITDGRTMPLTRHLRKSDTWDARPRRNDENAPPPPPQPRMKKSETFSDRSGVADNSSSPSLSRSPGSGKLRREPSLSQDELNRRVEAFIKKFNEEMRLQRQESLNQYQEMIRRGAA, encoded by the exons ATGGCTATCATCTTCCCGAGCTCCGGCAGCGGGTGGATTCTCTCTCTCAAGGTGCTACTCACCTCGGCCACCGTCTTACTCATGGCGGAGCTGATGAAGACAGTGGTGCCGGTGGTTACGGATTTCGTCGTTACCGAAGTCCCGTCCGTCTACGACTTCCTGCTCTCCTGGCTCCGGCCCCCGTACCTGTACCTCCTCCTCAACTTCATAATCGTTTCCATCGTCGCCTCCTCCAAGTTCCAGCACAAGGTCGAGGAAGCTGAAGCGCCTCTCGTGTATCCGGCGACTGCTCCTCCTCCGGTGGAACCGGTCAAGGTCTCCGGCGATGTGCGGATGGAGTACGCTCCTTACAGTGCTGTTAACGCTCCGGCAGCCTGGAGCGGCGCCGTTTATGACGAGAGATCGGGGAAGGTCTCTGTTTCCGATCCCGAGGACGTGCTTGGAGGAGGAGCAGAGGCAGAGGCCAGTGCCTCGGACACGGAAGCGAAGAAGGTGAATGACGATGATGAAGTGGTGGAGGTTCTGAGGCCGGTGGCCGTGCCGGAGAGTAACGATTCGACCGATTTCTCGTTCATGAATCTGAACGAGAAGGCGGAGGAGAAGAAACCTCCGGCGTCTGCGAGGTTCCCTGCGCGCAAATCACTCAAATCCAGCCCTGAAG CTGGGAAGGCGTTGGGAGTGTCAAAGCCGAAGCGGCAAGACACTCTGGAGAGCACCTGGAAGGCGATAACGGACGGCCGCACCATGCCGCTGACCCGCCACCTGAGGAAGTCCGACACGTGGGACGCCCGCCCCCGCCGGAACGACGAGAAcgcccctcctcctcctcctcaaccCAGGATGAAGAAGTCGGAGACCTTCAGCGACCGCTCTGGCGTGGCAGATAACAGCAGCAGCCCGTCGCTGAGCCGGTCGCCGGGGTCGGGGAAGCTCAGGAGGGAACCGTCGCTGAGCCAGGATGAGCTGAACCGCCGGGTGGAAGCGTTCATCAAGAAGTTCAACGAGGAGATGAGGCTGCAAAGGCAGGAGTCACTGAACCAGTACCAGGAAATGATTAGACGAGGCGCGGCTTAG
- the LOC116213289 gene encoding uncharacterized protein LOC116213289, translating into MAMNMKSAMNKEICLYCRREAPNLRKGWQLVCSGFAQLCDECAAIYESGRFCEVFHGESKGWKECEKCDKMLHCGCIMSQHKLVMLDSGGVSCMECFGEADEPPSPPLSDVSLESWKNPDDPTAVGEPATSMEVVYGAELGVDHIETLGSAIPVESSAEVVSELGADQMEALGTTMPSTSSAEVISGIFLIF; encoded by the exons ATGGCCATGAACATGAAGTCAGCAATGAACAAGGAGATATGCCTGTATTGCAGGAGGGAGGCACCAAATCTGAGGAAAGGGTGGCAGTTAGTCTGTAGCGGCTTCGCTCAGCTCTGCGATGAATGCGC GGCGATTTATGAGTCTGGGAGATTCTGTGAagtttttcatggagaaagcAAAGGGTGGAAAGAGTGCGAAAAATGCGATAAG ATGCTGCATTGTGGATGCATCATGTCACAACATAAGCTTGTAATGCTGGACTCCGGAGGTGTGAGCTGCATGGAGTGCTTTGGTGAAGCAGAT GAACCCCCTTCCCCGCCTTTGTCTGATGTGTCACTCGAGTCTTGGAAAAATCCGGATGATCCTACTGCAGTTGGAGAACCGGCTACATCAATGGAAGTGGTTTATG GGGCTGAACTTGGGGTAGATCATATAGAAACTTTGGGTTCCGCCATACCAGTAGAATCATCAGCTGAAGTGGTTTCTG AACTTGGGGCAGATCAAATGGAAGCTTTGGGTACCACAATGCCTTCAACATCATCTGCTGAAGTGATTTCTGGTATATTTCTcatcttttga
- the LOC116214595 gene encoding uncharacterized protein LOC116214595 has translation MAKNRSKKKRSDDVSMDISEPTVSYGAQPMDTSEFGANSSAAGSLNRKVKKGRPMKRSKNARKMKAVAKAISQNEKVAEKVSKNEGKSVRTQSAKTLYD, from the exons ATGGCGAAGAACAGAAGCAAGAAGAAGCGAAGCGATGACGTCTCGATGGACATATCCGAACCAACCGTCTCCTATGGCGCCCAAC CTATGGACACTTCGGAATTCGGAGCTAATTCTTCAGCCGCCGGTTCTTTAAACAG GAAAGTGAAGAAAGGAAGGCCAATGAAAAGATCAAAGAATGCAAGGAAGATGAAGGCCGTAGCTAAAGCCATCTCCCAGAATGAGAAGGTCGCAGAGAAGGTCTCCAAGAATGAGGGTAAATCAGTGAGAACCCAGTCTGCAAAAACACTCTACGACTGA
- the LOC116212860 gene encoding uncharacterized protein LOC116212860, with translation MAPRLLSCLVKPSSSEKINAMADVEAEEQRQGGAVVVELFTSQGCATSPEAELLASRLGRGDFELGIPLILLAHHVDYWDYMGWKDPFGSSLSTVRQKTYVEALGLDTMFTPQVVVQGRAHCTGTDQEALLASITSAPRFPAPTFQANFQRPSPDTLQVSLSGALRMKVDSNGANVMVALYENGLITNCQSGENKGKVLSNDFVVRKLDKLCSIKDISSKKTVSGAVNFPLWEGFNSGKCVIAVFVQNSSHQTFGSQNFKLPENL, from the exons ATGGCACCACGTCTCCTATCCTGTTTAGTGAAACCATCGTCGTCTGAAAAGATCAATGCGATGGCGGATGTGGAGGCAGAGGAGCAGAGGCAGGGAGGGGCGGTGGTGGTGGAGCTGTTCACATCACAGGGTTGCGCCACCTCACCGGAGGCCGAGCTGCTCGCGTCCCGGCTTGGGAGGGGAGACTTTGAGCTTGGGATCCCTCTGATCCTGCTGGCCCACCATGTTGATTACTGGGATTACATGGGATGGAAGGACCCGTTCGGATCCAGCCTATCCACCGTCCGGCAGAAGACATATGTTGAGGCCCTCGGGCTCGACACTATGTTCACACCGCAGGTGGTGGTCCAGGGCAGGGCCCACTGCACAGGGACCGACCAGGAAGCGCTGTTGGCGTCGATTACCTCCGCACCCAGATTCCCCGCTCCCACATTCCAG GCAAATTTCCAAAGGCCATCACCGGACACATTACAAGTATCACTTTCCGGAGCCCTAAGGATGAAAGTGGACAGCAATGGAGCTAATGTCATGGTGGCTCTATACGAGAACGGACTCATCACCAATTGTCAGAGTGGAGAGAACAAAGGGAAAGTCTTATCGAACGACTTTGTTGTCAGGAAGCTCGATAAGCTCTGCAGCATTAAGGATATCTCGTCAAAGAAGACAGTCTCCGGAGCGGTCAATTTCCCTCTATGGGAAGGCTTTAACAGCGGTAAATGCGTTATTGCGGTATTCGTCCAGAACAGTTCTCATCAAACCTTTGGGTCGCAGAACTTCAAGTTGCCGGAAAATTTGTAA